One window of Papaver somniferum cultivar HN1 chromosome 9, ASM357369v1, whole genome shotgun sequence genomic DNA carries:
- the LOC113312207 gene encoding uncharacterized protein LOC113312207 — MSLMCAYVRVKYGIYLDTSSDEEEKALLMFTQLCLDERLCIIRQPIPREVQIRSVITRDRAWHDAKMMNGYFTPGTGYTSRQFKQRIGMREELFEKLLVKSPEVDPKWHQRTDATGTMGHSPHMKLVAVMKCLCKNMAADSVDDYTRMGATTIYYYLKRFCHIVCMTFGERYLRQTTPEDVQRLLAENTERGFIGMLGSVDCMQWPWKNCLIAWQGI; from the coding sequence ATGAGTCTAATGTGTGCTTATGTGAGAGTTAAATACGGAATATATTTGGATActtctagtgatgaagaagaaaaagcttTGCTAATGTTTACACAATTGTGTTTGGATGAACGACTGTGTATCATTCGACAACCGATACCTAGGGAGGTGCAGATACGTAGTGTAATTACCCGAGATCGAGCGTGGCATGATGCGAAAATGATGAATGGCTATTTTACACCTGGAACTGGTTATACCTCAAGACAATTCAAACAACGTATAGGCATGAGGGAAGAATTATTCGAGAAATTGTTAGTAAAATCTCCTGAAGTGGATCCGAAATGGCATCAACGTACGGATGCAACCGGTACTATGGGGCATTCTCCACATATGAAATTAGTTGCGGTGATGAAATGTTTGTGCAAAAATATGGCAGCTGATAGTGTTGATGATTACACTCGTATGGGTGCCACCACAATATACTATTATCTAAAAAGATTTTGCCACATTGTTTGCATGACTTTTGGAGAAAGATATTTGCGTCAAACCACTCCTGAAGATGTTCAGAGGTTGTTAGCTGAGAATACCGAACGAGGATTTATAGGAATGCTTGgtagtgttgattgtatgcagTGGCCATGGAAGAATTGTCTGATAGCTTGGCAAGGAATTTAG
- the LOC113313265 gene encoding uncharacterized protein LOC113313265 isoform X2, whose translation MSTGEVRRVSRQDIQLVQNLIERCLQLYMNQKEVVETLLIQAKIEPGFTELVNQNPPCFMSDQRVQPSRPESMHHSVSPSTTIRNGVHGNIQSSDDSSAHTGRMDVSQNMLPTHDALGMIQGVNGIVVKSESGYSNNSPFAFGLDGTVLDTRPTVVDASVASYSSVESNSQALSSSLLDTDASSFGFLGQIPRNFSLSDLTADFSQSSDILESYSRSPFLAGDTDDFLDSPGREPQGDNKRLDTISEGLSFDEFGSE comes from the exons ATGTCCACTGGAGAAGTCAGAAGGGTCTCTCGACAAGATATACAGCTG GTTCAAAATCTAATAGAGCGATGCCTTCAACTGTACATGAATCAGAAAGAGGTGGTGGAGACGCTTTTGATCCAAGCAAAAATAGAACCTGGTTTTACGGAACTCG TGAATCAGAATCCTCCATGTTTCATGTCTGACCAGAGAGTGCAACCTTCAAGGCCGGAAAGCATGCATCACTCGGTGTCCCCTTCAACTACAATCCGGAATGGTGTGCATGGTAACATACAATCTTCTGATGATTCATCTGCTCATACTGGAAGGATGGATGTCTCACAGAACATGCTCCCAACTCACGATGCACTGGGTATGATTCAAGGAGTGAATGGGATTGTCGTCAAATCAGAATCAGGTTACTCGAACAATTCCCCGTTTGCATTTGGTCTCGACGGAACTGTTCTGGACACACGTCCAACAGTTGTAGATGCATCCGTTGCATCATATAGCAGTGTGGAGTCCAACTCTCAAGCCCTTAGTTCATCACTCTTGGATACTGATGCTTCTTCGTTTGGCTTCTTAGGGCAGATTCCTCGCAATTTCAGTCTGTCAGATTTGACGGCTGATTTTTCTCAGAGTTCCG ATATTCTGGAGAGCTACTCAAGATCTCCATTTCTAGCAGGAGATACAGATGACTTCCTGGATTCCCCGGGAAGAGAACCTCAAG GAGATAATAAGAGGTTGGACACCATATCTGAAGGCTTGAGTTTCGACGAGTTTGGCAGTGAATGA
- the LOC113313265 gene encoding uncharacterized protein LOC113313265 isoform X1, whose translation MSTGEVRRVSRQDIQLVQNLIERCLQLYMNQKEVVETLLIQAKIEPGFTELVWQKLEEENREFFKAYHVRLMVKHQIMIFNELLEKQVELMRKTCPVGIGMSNGSSLNQNPPCFMSDQRVQPSRPESMHHSVSPSTTIRNGVHGNIQSSDDSSAHTGRMDVSQNMLPTHDALGMIQGVNGIVVKSESGYSNNSPFAFGLDGTVLDTRPTVVDASVASYSSVESNSQALSSSLLDTDASSFGFLGQIPRNFSLSDLTADFSQSSDILESYSRSPFLAGDTDDFLDSPGREPQGDNKRLDTISEGLSFDEFGSE comes from the exons ATGTCCACTGGAGAAGTCAGAAGGGTCTCTCGACAAGATATACAGCTG GTTCAAAATCTAATAGAGCGATGCCTTCAACTGTACATGAATCAGAAAGAGGTGGTGGAGACGCTTTTGATCCAAGCAAAAATAGAACCTGGTTTTACGGAACTCG TGTGGCAAAAGCTTGAAGAAGAAAACCGGGAGTTTTTTAAAGCCTACCATGTCAGATTGATGGTGAAACACCAGATAATGATCTTTAACGAGTTGCTTGAGAAACAGGTGGAGCTCATGCGTAAGACGTGCCCTGTTGGAATTGGAATGTCTAATGGATCTTCAT TGAATCAGAATCCTCCATGTTTCATGTCTGACCAGAGAGTGCAACCTTCAAGGCCGGAAAGCATGCATCACTCGGTGTCCCCTTCAACTACAATCCGGAATGGTGTGCATGGTAACATACAATCTTCTGATGATTCATCTGCTCATACTGGAAGGATGGATGTCTCACAGAACATGCTCCCAACTCACGATGCACTGGGTATGATTCAAGGAGTGAATGGGATTGTCGTCAAATCAGAATCAGGTTACTCGAACAATTCCCCGTTTGCATTTGGTCTCGACGGAACTGTTCTGGACACACGTCCAACAGTTGTAGATGCATCCGTTGCATCATATAGCAGTGTGGAGTCCAACTCTCAAGCCCTTAGTTCATCACTCTTGGATACTGATGCTTCTTCGTTTGGCTTCTTAGGGCAGATTCCTCGCAATTTCAGTCTGTCAGATTTGACGGCTGATTTTTCTCAGAGTTCCG ATATTCTGGAGAGCTACTCAAGATCTCCATTTCTAGCAGGAGATACAGATGACTTCCTGGATTCCCCGGGAAGAGAACCTCAAG GAGATAATAAGAGGTTGGACACCATATCTGAAGGCTTGAGTTTCGACGAGTTTGGCAGTGAATGA